GACTGGCAGTCCCAGAGCAGGTTCAACCCCGAATCGATCAGCCTCCGGCAGAGCTCCAGGGTCCGCGCCTTGTCCACCGTGAAGGTGTCGTCGCGGAAGGAGACGGTGACGTGGCCGAAGCGGTTCTGCAGAGTGCGCAGCTCGTCCAGCACGTGTTCCACGCTCCGGAACCTCAAGCGCGTTCCCCAGAACTCCGGAGTCGAGCAGAAGGTGCAGCGGGCCGGGCAGCCGCGCGAGGTGATCAGGAACTCCAGCTGCGCGTACCGGTCCACGCCGATGCTCTCGTAAGCGCCGGCCGGATGGGGAAGGGTGTCCAGGTCCGGCACCGGCAGACGGGAAGGAGTCCGGAGAATCCCGCGTCCGCCGCGGAGGACGAGGCCGCGCACGGCGGCGGGGTCCTTCCCCGACGCGAGGGCGCGGGCCAGCTCCAGCATCGTTTCCTCCCCCTCCCCGACCGCCACCGCGTCGATCCATGCGTTCCGGAGAAGCACGCGTTCAGCGAGGTGGGTGGCATGAGGTCCGCCCGCCACGATGAACAGCGCCGGATCGATTCGCCGCGCCTCCCGGGCAAGCCGGACCGCGGCTCCCCGGTTGAAAGTGAACATCGAGATTCCCAGGACGCGGGGCCGGAACGAGCGGATTGAATCGCGGACTTCCTGCCAGCGGAAACGGCTGAAGTTGGCCAGCCTCGAGTCGAAGCCCCGGGAGCGCAGCAGCGCGTTGATGGTGCCCAGGCCTACCGGCATCTGCCGCGTGTAGAAGTCCTGGCGCCCGCCGTACTGGCACCGGTAGGCGAGCAGGATTTTGAAGCCCCGGCGGCGGCCGCTCATCCCAGCCTCCGGCGCGGGCCTGCCGGGGAGGACGCGGCTTGCATGGAGGGGCGCCGGTCCCTCTCCGGAGTCTCGGACGGGTCGTCGGCGGCCAGAAGGCGGTGCAGGCCCCGCAGGGCCACTTCGGGCTTTTCGTCACGGAGAAGGGGATAGAGCGTTCGGGCGCGGCGGAGTGTCCCGCGCGGGAGCGTGAAGCAGCCGATCTTCTCCCGCAGGGCCGGAGCGCGCCCGATCAGCTCGCCGAACGGATCGACGACGAAGGAGCCGCCGCTGAAATGCAAGCCGTCCTCGACCCCGACGCGATTCACGTAGAGGACGAAAACGGTTTGGAACTTCGCCGTGACCCGGCAGAGGTCTACCCAGCTCGTGATGCTCGCGAGCTCCTTCCCGGATCCGACTCCCCGACTCGGCCCGCTCGAGAGCACCAGCAGATAGTCGGCGCCGTCCCGCGTGAGCAGATAGGAGGCCGAAGGGTGCCAGGCATCCTCGCAAATGAGGATCCCGAACCGGCCCAGGGGAGTGTCGAACGCGGCGAAGCTGTCCCCGGCCGCGAAGTCGCGCCCCTCCTCGAACATTCCGTAGGTCGGAAGATAGACCTTCCGATGGCAATGAAGGATCTTTCCTCCCGCCGCGAAGACCGCCGAATTGTAGAAACGGTGATCTTCCGCCTCCTCCACCATTCCGAACGAGACGGCGATCTTCCGGCTCATCCGGCAAAGCTCTTGCACCTCCGGCGAGTGCTTCAACGAGAGGGCGACTTCGGGGACGAGATCCTTGAGGACGTAACCGGTCAGACTCAACTCCGGGAAGACGACCAGCTCGGCGCCCCCGGCGCGGGCTTTCGCCGCCGCCTTGTGGTGCAGACCGAGGTTCGCTTCCACGTTGCCGAGGGTGGGGGCGATCTGGGCCAGGGCGATTCGCATGAAACGGTGCCTCGGGACTGGATAGGTGGACCGGGAAAAGACCGGCCGATGTGTGAGAAGTCCTCATACTACCATAGGATAGCCGGTACCGGCCGTCCTGAATGCGGCGATCGAATGCGCTATAATTCCGGCGCGTCGAGAATGCAACTGGCGCGCGCCGAGGTCGACCGAATGCGCACTCCCGCGGTTTCAGGCCGCTTCTATCCCGAAAATCCGGGTGAATTGCAGGACATGGTGGAGCGGTTCCTGGCTCCGCCCGCGCCGGAGGTCCGTCCGGCGGTCGCCTTGATGGCGCCTCATGCCGGCTTCATCTACTCGGGGATGGTCGCCGGCGACACGTATCGCCGTGTCGAGGTTCCGGCCCGGGTGGTCCTGATGGGTCCGAATCACACCGGTCTCGGCCCGCCGCTCTCCCTGTGGGATGCCGAGGA
This is a stretch of genomic DNA from Candidatus Polarisedimenticolia bacterium. It encodes these proteins:
- a CDS encoding nitrilase-related carbon-nitrogen hydrolase, whose amino-acid sequence is MRIALAQIAPTLGNVEANLGLHHKAAAKARAGGAELVVFPELSLTGYVLKDLVPEVALSLKHSPEVQELCRMSRKIAVSFGMVEEAEDHRFYNSAVFAAGGKILHCHRKVYLPTYGMFEEGRDFAAGDSFAAFDTPLGRFGILICEDAWHPSASYLLTRDGADYLLVLSSGPSRGVGSGKELASITSWVDLCRVTAKFQTVFVLYVNRVGVEDGLHFSGGSFVVDPFGELIGRAPALREKIGCFTLPRGTLRRARTLYPLLRDEKPEVALRGLHRLLAADDPSETPERDRRPSMQAASSPAGPRRRLG